TCTATATCATAACACTTTTCATTTATATTCTTCAGATTTTCTAATAACTCAGTTCTATTTCATATGCATTTCCTAAATTTATGGTTTAAAagacgtaaaataaacaaattgttagCACAAGAATCGATGCATAGAGATTCGAACAACAAGTACTACTTTAGCTTCACAGAAATTATAACTTATCAAGTATATGCCCAAGTCCACAATTTaccatttaaagggtgtgtcacatcaaattgcatcacggaaaaaacgctgtagaaattcgcccagtagaccgatccttttgaaaattttagacaataaaataaaaactattaaacaacttttggcattttctttttattcatacttcgagcccaagtccgtatgctcgcaccttcctctttaccccgtccataaggttctgtacaacgtcaggttgaagtttttttttttttgaacagaaatccattttctcttgaagtccgcctccgatttgacaacttttgggttcttccggagggcctgcttcataatcgcccaatatttctctattgggcgcagctccggcgcgtttggcgggttcatttcctttggcacgaaggtgaccccgttggcttcgtaccactccaacacggcacgaagcgagatccggccagaagatggtcgggccctcgtgctgcttcaatagtggtagtaagcgcttctgtaggcactccttaaggtaaacctgcccgtttaccgtgccggtcatcacgaagggggcgctccgctttccgcaagagcagatcgtttgccacaccatgtacttttttggcaaacttggatagtttctgcttgcgaatctcctccggaacgctgaatttgtcctctgcggagaagaacaacaggcccggcagctgacgaaagtccgctttgacgtaggtttcgtcgtccattaccaggcaatgcggcttcgtcagcatttcggtgtacagcttccgggctcgcgtcttccccaccatgttttgcctttcgtcgcggttgggagccttctgaaccttgtatgtacgcaggccctcccgctgcttggtccgctggacgaatgaacttgacaaattcagcttattggcgacatcccggaccgaacttctcggatcacgtctaaactgcttaactacgcgcttgcgatctttttcactgacggagcatccatttttgccgttcttcaccttccggtcgatggttaggtatcgtttcagtactctgctgaccgtgaattggacgattcccagcatcttaccgatgtcccgatgcgacaactccggattctcgaaatgagtgcacaggattaattcacgacgctctttttcgttcgacgacatttttccaaatttacgaaaaattgacagtgaagcatggccaacgtgatctatacactcttgtctgattataagcgaaatctgaagatataattcctaaaaattaaatttctacagcgttttttccgtgatgcaatttgatgtgacacaccctttacttgtaTGTTATCATGTGATGGttatcgaaaaataatgaaaactgtCATTTCAATACAAAGTTCATATAAGAAATTCACTCAAGTCAATAGTGAGAGTCATTTGATTATCTAAAATTGCCAAGCAGTCAAAATATATAGGTATAACACATATGTATGTAACGGAAATGAAAGAGGGGGAGGCAACTGCAATTATAAATAAACGTGTTTATATGTTGTACAGAAATTcacaatattctaaaaaaacATGCGCATTATATGCATAGttgtttttcaaattgaaaTTAGAAAGCAATCAAAATGACTTCCTCGGGCAATCTAGTGTCAAGAGAATCAACCGTACGCAGGATAACTCATGATTTCAGCTTTTGGTTCACATTTTCAACTTTTAATAAGTCTTCAGTATTGTAAGGTGGTTCAAATATCATAAAATTACACATATGGGACAGGTACTTATCAACATAAATatgacattaaaaattatttgcgCAAATGGACCACATGTCCATCTTGACTccactgtccatattacccatGTTTCCCTACAATGTCTTAAAAaactgtaaggggttgtatctaggacccgaccgcatattttagacgtagaactacgcaattacattatgcaatccacttgtttaccacttcgaatattattttagaatgcatcgaaatttctgtaatagattatgttcttcgttacaaataaatttgaatgaacgtccttttacttTTGCTACGATGCCTAGGacataaaaatatgtgaacggaagaattgtcaaacgatcattgtattttacatttccctctaaaattattgcacatctcatgtttaagtAGTTCTCGAATCACGAAAGTTCAAtaacctctagtatctgaaataacgattttcccaggcttctcagtttaaaagtacgttttaaggaaacatattccggtctgcacaacggcaagcaagtacaaaagtactcaacaccaaaaaatacccccgacttgcatgtatttacaaagcggattcccccaggcacattcattttcaagtccgtgttagggaaacacagttcgGTGGGAAAAAACACCCCCTACTCGCATGTatgtttgcaaagcggatttccacaggtacatcgattttgaagtctgtgttggggagacTGTAAATCGgcccaatcaaaacttgacagttagggcgtttagatagtgcttgacattttacggttattcaattgttattcatcatattttattaattttgatagacgcgtagaaatatttcctaccaattgatgcaaacatctttctgatctgtTAAAAAttgtcgagttataagcatacgaaatacgggtagggttagcacacaaatcggcagaacaaatgtacggGAAAAACGAAATGCTTcctgttttcatgaatttgaaccatttagagattagccaattgtaatgtatagcaaatcaaatcaatcttagagaatttccgattcgattggcatGTAAATGATGAGAATTCGTtcccagtgaaaatagttattaaggttaactttatttcataaaaacgtgacctgttttctgatttgggacccttcctgaaagacgtagttctacgtcaaaaatcgttgGGGTTTAGGTCAGAATCAATTGTTTTCGGCTATGTTGGTATGCTCAAGAGCATTTGTTTGAGATTCGAATTATTTCGGATGGTAGTAAATAAGGAAACAAGATATTCGCAAATTAAGATAAAGCTGAACAAACATTTTATATCAATTTCAGCCCaaatatttataatataataatatataaatattattaCGAAATCGAAGCCCAGGAATGAACTTTTGTATGCTCACAATCAATATTTactttttttcttatattttcatATATTGTCAGGAATTATACGACCGTTaatgtctgtttttttttgtaatcgtCTGTATCCCACtattaaaatttcattaaaaaaatattcatcacTTTTCCTGATTGTTCATACTAGCTGTAGATATAAATCTATGCGAAATTTAAGTAGCGCTATCTAGCTCCTAGGGTGTAGCCTCAGTAACTATAATCTTTGGTATCACAGTGAGCGTAATTGGCTTTCTTGACCTTTTAACGAATTTAAAAACTGCTTTATTTTTTCTACAATACGCGATGAATTTCTTCCAATGCGTGTTGCGCTCCAACGTTGTTGGGTCTCCAACGACGATCAAGAGAGCACGTGCCCTCGTGAGGGCCACATTCATCCGTTTGACATCGGCCAGGAAACCAACGGTAGAGCACTGGGATCTAACGGTGGAAATTAATATGATACGCTTTTCCCGACCCTGGTATTGCTCTGTGGATCCGACCTCGATCTCCCTCCAACCGCGCTCGTTGCATAGTTTCCGTATGAACAGGACTTGCCGAGCATACGGCGAAATTACTCCAATATCTTTCTGTTCGACACGATCTCCATTTATCCCTCGGATGAGCAAGTTCTGTACGTAATTTAGAACCATATTCGCTTCAGGCTCATTGTACAAGCTGGGGGAGCTTAGGTCCATCTTGCTTTCCCCTTTAATCGGGTGAAAAATCAACGGAAATGAAGTATTAGGAAGACGTCCCCATCCAAGGGCCCAATTTGCTACCTCTTTGGGAGCTTTTGCTCTCAGTTGACTATCGTAGAACGTCATGTTTGAAAATCCCAATAAGGCTTTGTGGCAACGGAAGCTATCCCTTAGTTGCGTTATAACCAAGGGATTATAGCTTCCGGAAGAATCCTTACGGTAAAGCTCGTGTTCTATCATACGTTCCAGCATGGAAGTGGAATGGCTAGTGTTTTGGAGAAAACGGTAGGGAATAACTGGCCCGAGTTGTTTTGGGTCACCCGCGAGAACAACTTGTGCGTTGATATCCGTATTTTCTGTGCCGATTCCAGCGATAGCAACCAGCACTGATATCTCCTTCGCGCAACCACATTCATCCACGATGATATAGTCGAAATGGTTAGGTGATACAGCCGCCTGGGGAAGTCGACCGGCTGTCGTCAAGGTACAGACTACCACTCTGGACATATATATGTCTTCGTAGCTTGGAAGCACATAAGATCCACGGATCAGATTGGACGTATCCAACACATCCACCCCAATATCTCGCGCCTTGCGCTCGCATGATTGAGCAAAGATGCGAAAGATTTGCTCGGAGGGAATGTATGTCAGCAACCTGTTGACAATTTCATTGGCAGCAAAGTTCGATGCGGTCGCTACCAATACACAAGAGTTTGGGCGGAGCTTAAGAACCTGACAAATCGCTTCCGTCAGGGTCGAAGTTTTGCCGGTCCCCGGTGGTCCGAACAGTATATAGGGCGCTGGAAATGAGGTGCGGTTGACGATGTTCTTCACTGCCTGCATCTGTTCCTCGTTCGATGATATGTTCTCACGAAACCATTCAAATCTAGAAAAATAAATCCTATTATTGATGCTCGATACGGGGCTAAATAAATGACATACTCTGTGAACGTTTCCAGTTTACTCTCTCCAATCGTTTCGGGGAAAAACAGTTTGTCGATGACTGTCTCGTCGAGTAGTTCAATCGCACTGTATTCGAGTTTATACGATGTCCGGTTGGAACGAAATTCGATTCTTACAACTTCATCCACAAATATGGGCGTAGCCATTTCAATGAAAACTATCTCATTTTCTATGCGATCTATGGTTCCTCTGAATATCTCTTTACTGCTTACCAAAACATTAACCTCTGCGCCTTCCTTAAGCAATGCGGGCCGATGATGGAATTGGTGAATCTAGAAAGGAAACAAATTAAACATTCGAAACATCTCCCGCGATTTCATGAACACTTACCGATAGGCAGTAAACTCGGTTAAGGTCCTCGCGATACTTAACCATTTTTGGAGAGTTGATACTGTAGCCCAAAAATTGCAGACTCTGATGTTCGTCCTCGATTTGGTTGAGGAGGGTTAACTGCTGTTTATAAGTTTCGCTCGATCTCAGCAACGGTACCATCGACTGTTCCACTCTAGCGAGCAGTTGCACTTCTTCTGGTCCTAAGGTGCCATTAtttttgaaatcgttgaaatacaACCTTGTTATCGTTGGCGGGATCTCAAACTCCGGTAGATCCACTAGTCGAATCGAAGTTCTGAAAAGAGAGATTTTTGGtgaaataaaatacatatttgttttcaaccgaaaaaaaattacctcCTTATCGTTTCAGGGATTCTGATCAGGCTGGATCTCTCATGCATAAACTTGATATCATCCCCAACAATTGCCATTCCCATAGCGTGCAACTCGATTCGTTCGATGTCCTCGTGCTGCTGAGGGGGGAATGTGACCGTCCCATTCCAAGTGTCATCCCGTAGCATGATGCTCTTCTCACCACCCGGATGGACAGCCAGCAACGTTTTGTCGACTGTCATCAGAGTAACGGTTCGCAGTAGAATCCTCGCTGCGGATTTGTTTTTTACCAAGAGCATAAATGTCGGTCCCGGTTGGTTGAGCTGAACAAATTTCATCCCGAACATTGAACTGTCGGTGGATTCTGGCCCCAAAGAATCAGGGGTTATCAATCGGGTGCTACGCAGTTCGGTTGTCTTCCATTCCGCTTTCCAGTCTGCGGTAAATTTACTTCCTTTTTGCTTCTTCGGTAACTTCGCCGTTTTTTGGTTGACTTCCTTGTTCTCTTCTCGTTTGGGGCTTTCACTCTCCTTCGGAGGCTCATCTGACCCAAGACTCAGATTTTGGAATGCCGTTTCGATTTGAGAGCACCCAGCTGAGGGTTCGTTGTTTTCCAAAGACATTTTGACTCAGCTCGTTGTCAACTGTAATATCGGTTGATATTAAAAATCTGTTAATAAAATTATTGATCAGAATTAAATTCATCTCTTTGGCTAGCAACTTTGAATCAAAATGGTTTAGTTTAGGAAGAACTTATTATGCCGAATTAAATATCAATAGCCTATTTGAAACTACAGAATAGCAAATAGTGATTGATTACTTTATAACTTTAGAAGACTATTACATACTATAAAATTACGACATAAAAATGATGATAgcattcatacgaaatcaatttctcaaaagCACCAAAATAACAATTTATATGTTTGTGAACATATTATAAACTTACCTTATGCCGAATGTTCAAATGTACACTTCAGTGATCCGAGTACTATCCTCCGATACGCTTAAACTGACAGGTCAAAAAATACTGGAAGAATAAATCAATCTCAACTATTCATATATCCATATTTGGGGTAGATTTTTGGAGTCCATCACATAACTACCCGTTCGGTACCAGACATATGAAGTCTATCTTCACAGCTCTTCTACctcaaattatttatttttctaatCGATTCACCTTATTCCGGGTACCAATAGGGGACAGTGAGGCTCTTTCGTACAGTTTTGTATAGTGCCGTATAGTACTGAAATTATAAGGAACTGAATGCATCTTCGAATTCGAATTTATCAGATCCCTGGAAGAAGTTACTCATAGAAACTACAACGTGACAAAAGTATAAGATTGGCTAGATTCAGCTACAGTATGAATGTACCCCGTGTACGAACAGACCCCGGTTTCCTCTATATAACCAACGGTTTTTGATGAAGCCGCCGACCAATCTACCTGCATTTTTCACTCTTTAAAGCATGATTTGGCTTCTACCTCAACGTTTTCAAATTGGCATGTGATAGTCATTCTTTTGTGGTAAAGAATtttctctttttgtaattttcccCAGTGGTCAAAAAGGGGTGTACAAAATCTAAGCTGGTAGAGAGTATCCCTAAATAGGTATTGGATTATAATTGAGGGTAGGAACCGGAGATACGACGGGTTTTTCATTAGACActtgtcaattttttttctaaataaaatacagttttttttgagatatagattttaaatttattgtggGTGTAGTTCAACTCATACATTTTAAGCAAATGTAAGGCCAAAAATGgttctcatcgctgaagatgattttgtgatgaTAATCATCATTTTCCTCAAGACTTGTAAATCTTGGACAAATAAGCATTTTAGGTACATTATACAAGACATTTGAGAGTGTCGCCAAGGAGTAAACTATTTCTTACATATCCAGAAATAATATACTCTCTCCCAAACAATCTGGCTACCGCTCTGGACATAGTATTAAAACTGTAATGTTAGGTGTTTGCGGTGATATTGGTCTAGTTCTTGACAAGGGAGGAAAGATAGTCACGATTCATTTAGATTTTTCGAAAGCATTCGACACCATAAGTCATGTTGAGTTGTctaaaaaacttgaaaaccagTCCAGATTCTGCCGAAAAGCTGTTCAGTTGGTTCGTTCCTATTTGTCTAGTCCATTTCAaactgttgacgtaggactacgtcttcgatttatatatttatatgaaaaatatatatgaaaaatgtaacgaaaaattaaagaaCTAAATATGCACATTACACAGAATCGTTATTGCTGTATATGTTTTATTATGTAAAAAGTGcatccaaaccaaatcacccgctctatggaaaatattgtatagggtactaaataagaaatgttgcccttttttttaaacccctatGAGGTTCATCAAAgaatctataacaaaaaaaaagtacttttaattttttgcacGCCATTTTCGATAGGTTCGagctaaaaatttgaataaaaaactgAAAGTGCACATCTTATAGTGGTGtaacgaaaaatattttcaaaaatttcatcaaatatttaagtactaaaaatttattgaaatattaaattttttttgggggAATTCAGAGATTTACTACTACTTTAATTCGCATTTAAATTTGGTTCTGCAGCGTTTCTAGATATGCGCggttttttaagaattttaacaGTGCTGCGCGgtacaaataacatatttttctaaattttgatttgttttacaATTTTGAGACCCATTACAGGTTTAGTttgtatttaaatatttttatttatttgtttgtttatttattatattcgttgatATTGGTGACCTTTTTTCAGTATACTTCAAGATCTGCGCGATATGAAGATATCTGGTaattttttgatatatttttttatttccaatttttgtaatattctagcatttttaaaattttcctaaaatGTATTATTGAATTATATTTGTGTATTTGTAAATAGAACCCCAAATCTTATCACCAACGCTATGAAAAGTATTGTGGAAAACTAGAAAATtagatattttttctgaatcccTATTGCACCATCAATGAGAGCTATGGCTAAAAACGTAGTTTGTTTTCACGACGATCTCAATagcttgtaaaataaaatacagaaaaaaatacttaCAGTGTATCAATGGTATACTCATAGTATCTTACTATGAAAAAGTTATcatcaaaaagtcaattttatttttgGCAATCATACAGAATTGAATAATTATATAAATAGAACGGATGTTGATATGTTTAGTCTTGTGAATTTAAATTTACGATTTTATTAATCCTCgacttcataaataaaaaaaaatgcagacggtgaaaattaggaaaacattttaaaataattcatttacttatttttttccTCAGTCTACTGGCAAAGATGCGGAAGCCTAGTTGGGAGATACTCATGCAGTCGGGCCCTGACTTCAAGTGGATATCCTTTGGTATTTTTAATGTTTATTGTCACCCAATTTTCACTGCTCTACTATCACAATTGGAAATAttttattaggtgtaccggtaagtttcttcggttttacaacagatggcgtaacttaattattattccagtgaatcaatttccagacattcgttggaaagctagtGTCATTGCGTGTCGTTTTCAGTatgtgtcaaaaagttgaagcgtaaactaCATAGTTtgttgccacttcgaatatgtcgaatttcgtaccaacgagagtgtttttgcggggagtgttacttcattacttcaatatgaagaaaaaagctgtggAAAGTCATTGCATTTtggtttatggtgaccatgcttcaACTGAGCGAacatgtcagacgtggtttgcacggtttgaaagtggtaattttgacttggaagactaaGAACGTTCTG
The Toxorhynchites rutilus septentrionalis strain SRP chromosome 2, ASM2978413v1, whole genome shotgun sequence genome window above contains:
- the LOC129770226 gene encoding putative helicase MOV-10, encoding MSLENNEPSAGCSQIETAFQNLSLGSDEPPKESESPKREENKEVNQKTAKLPKKQKGSKFTADWKAEWKTTELRSTRLITPDSLGPESTDSSMFGMKFVQLNQPGPTFMLLVKNKSAARILLRTVTLMTVDKTLLAVHPGGEKSIMLRDDTWNGTVTFPPQQHEDIERIELHAMGMAIVGDDIKFMHERSSLIRIPETIRRTSIRLVDLPEFEIPPTITRLYFNDFKNNGTLGPEEVQLLARVEQSMVPLLRSSETYKQQLTLLNQIEDEHQSLQFLGYSINSPKMVKYREDLNRVYCLSIHQFHHRPALLKEGAEVNVLVSSKEIFRGTIDRIENEIVFIEMATPIFVDEVVRIEFRSNRTSYKLEYSAIELLDETVIDKLFFPETIGESKLETFTEFEWFRENISSNEEQMQAVKNIVNRTSFPAPYILFGPPGTGKTSTLTEAICQVLKLRPNSCVLVATASNFAANEIVNRLLTYIPSEQIFRIFAQSCERKARDIGVDVLDTSNLIRGSYVLPSYEDIYMSRVVVCTLTTAGRLPQAAVSPNHFDYIIVDECGCAKEISVLVAIAGIGTENTDINAQVVLAGDPKQLGPVIPYRFLQNTSHSTSMLERMIEHELYRKDSSGSYNPLVITQLRDSFRCHKALLGFSNMTFYDSQLRAKAPKEVANWALGWGRLPNTSFPLIFHPIKGESKMDLSSPSLYNEPEANMVLNYVQNLLIRGINGDRVEQKDIGVISPYARQVLFIRKLCNERGWREIEVGSTEQYQGREKRIILISTVRSQCSTVGFLADVKRMNVALTRARALLIVVGDPTTLERNTHWKKFIAYCRKNKAVFKFVKRSRKPITLTVIPKIIVTEATP